A part of Candidatus Delongbacteria bacterium genomic DNA contains:
- a CDS encoding ABC-2 family transporter protein yields the protein MSPALFLSVFSLEARKLMSYRADFWINSVLGFVAHYGVMYFLWQALYRESGQTTIRGWTFGMMILYYVLAILVGKLVRGAEHLGDIAQDIYDGGLNRYIIYPTSYFRFKYAQHLGNVVPAVVQLVLFTALYLMILPIPAEANISVGSVLMALPSIMLGNFLYYTLMAPLQMVAFWADNVWSLNVLFRFASGLLGGTMLPLSLFPEWGQRILVWLPFRQLFSEPVLILLGQHSTGAWLRSLLVTLLWIGVAWVLQNALWHKGKHVYTGVGI from the coding sequence GTGAGTCCGGCCCTCTTCCTTTCGGTCTTCAGCCTGGAAGCGCGCAAGCTGATGAGCTACCGCGCCGACTTCTGGATCAACTCGGTGCTGGGTTTCGTGGCCCACTACGGAGTGATGTACTTCCTCTGGCAGGCCCTGTACCGGGAAAGTGGCCAGACGACGATCCGTGGCTGGACTTTCGGGATGATGATCCTGTACTACGTGCTGGCGATCCTGGTGGGCAAGCTGGTGCGTGGGGCCGAGCACCTGGGTGACATTGCCCAGGACATCTACGATGGCGGCCTGAACCGCTACATCATCTACCCCACCAGCTATTTCCGCTTCAAGTACGCCCAGCATCTGGGCAATGTGGTGCCCGCCGTGGTGCAGCTGGTGTTGTTCACGGCACTGTACCTGATGATTCTGCCCATTCCCGCCGAGGCCAACATCAGCGTCGGGTCGGTGCTGATGGCGCTGCCCTCGATCATGCTGGGCAACTTTCTGTACTACACGCTGATGGCTCCGTTGCAGATGGTGGCCTTCTGGGCCGACAACGTCTGGAGCCTGAATGTGCTCTTCCGTTTTGCCAGTGGGCTGCTGGGAGGCACGATGCTGCCGCTGAGCCTGTTTCCCGAATGGGGCCAGCGCATTCTGGTCTGGCTGCCCTTCAGGCAGCTCTTCTCCGAGCCGGTGCTGATCCTGCTGGGCCAGCACAGCACGGGCGCATGGCTGCGCTCGCTGCTGGTGACCTTGCTCTGGATCGGCGTGGCCTGGGTGCTGCAGAACGCGCTCTGGCACAAGGGAAAGCATGTCTACACGGGAGTGGGAATCTGA
- a CDS encoding ATP-binding cassette domain-containing protein, with amino-acid sequence MIEVRNLSKDFVVHRKQPGLLGSIRSLFVRDRVVKHAVRDVSFSIGEGEIVGLVGANGAGKTTLVKMLSGIIHPTAGSMSVLGHDPWKRDNEFRRRIALIMGQKAQLWWDLPAADCFLLLREIYQIPEAQYRETLDWLCDALRVKGEINFQIRRLSLGERMKMELIAALLHRPRVVFLDEPTIGLDLGAQRAIRDFLLQYREQHRPAMILTSHYMEDIERLCQRIIIIRDGSFVYDGPLDQVVRSYANHKLVVAHLRPLEAGEELPDPASLQGEVQESGPDVIRVKVDRSRVTAVAQQLLSGWPVADLNIEEVDIGTVIEQIFNETTAVRQ; translated from the coding sequence ATGATCGAGGTCCGCAATCTCAGCAAGGACTTTGTGGTTCACCGCAAGCAACCGGGCCTGCTGGGCAGCATCCGCTCACTCTTCGTGCGGGACCGGGTGGTGAAACACGCCGTGCGCGATGTCAGCTTCTCGATCGGCGAGGGGGAAATCGTGGGACTGGTGGGAGCCAACGGCGCGGGCAAGACCACCCTGGTGAAGATGCTCTCGGGCATCATCCATCCCACGGCCGGCAGCATGTCGGTGCTGGGTCACGACCCCTGGAAGCGCGACAACGAGTTCCGCCGCCGGATTGCGCTGATCATGGGCCAGAAGGCCCAGCTCTGGTGGGATCTGCCCGCCGCCGATTGTTTCCTGCTGCTGCGCGAGATCTACCAGATTCCCGAGGCACAGTACCGTGAGACACTGGACTGGCTCTGCGATGCCCTGCGCGTGAAGGGCGAGATCAACTTCCAGATCCGTCGTCTCTCGCTGGGCGAGCGGATGAAGATGGAGCTGATCGCCGCCCTGCTGCATCGCCCGCGGGTGGTGTTTCTGGACGAACCCACCATTGGCCTGGATCTGGGTGCCCAGCGCGCGATTCGCGATTTCCTGCTGCAGTACCGCGAGCAGCATCGCCCGGCGATGATTCTCACCAGCCACTATATGGAAGACATCGAACGGCTCTGCCAGCGCATCATCATCATCCGCGACGGGTCCTTCGTGTACGACGGCCCGCTGGATCAGGTGGTGCGCAGCTACGCCAACCACAAGCTGGTGGTGGCGCACCTGCGCCCCCTCGAAGCCGGAGAGGAACTGCCCGACCCCGCCAGTCTGCAAGGCGAGGTACAGGAGAGCGGCCCCGATGTGATTAGGGTCAAGGTGGACCGTTCGCGTGTGACGGCGGTGGCCCAGCAGCTGCTCAGCGGCTGGCCAGTGGCCGACCTCAACATCGAGGAAGTGGACATCGGCACGGTCATCGAGCAGATCTTCAACGAGACCACGGCGGTGCGTCAGTGA
- a CDS encoding HAMP domain-containing protein yields the protein MNAQHKAQIRTKLVSATGGVLLLVAVFMSVFFPWRQKKSMVHYMQDKVVAVAHLMAVNAEAGLIFEDPSVVKESLHGLRSIDDLSWGMVLDAQNACFVSYRQHDEAADVSDELDPARIASCMTAIAPALEKISKGSAQELLMLDEYLVALAPVTSGDERLGTMVLSLDRSQLSSDVASIRWLSIGISALILIFGTFAFAKIADRISRPLKVLEEAANKVAEGDTEVQVSVLTGDELQSVGDAFNKMVLKIQEALEESAQKTRLAEDALGQVETQQQETADKARLAEQAANDAESARQEILRQQEYMQAQIEELLHAMDQVADGSLTINLVNTQNDEFTRLFNGFNRTVVNLRGTIEKVANTAESLHRSSGQLMEVSEAMSGNAETASREAESAAGATREVDENIQTVASATTEMGASIQEISQNASKAARIASTAVNTARDTTGTIGKLGESSAEIGKVIKIITGIAEQTNLLALNATIEAARAGEAGKGFAVVANEVKELAKETAKATEDVGRQIANIQSDTGHAIEAISQISAIITEISDLQNSIASAIEEQSVTTSEIGRNVTMAAQGSTTIAANMNSVTDAAQSTTEGATNTMSAARQMSEMSAALEQLVRQFSF from the coding sequence ATGAACGCTCAGCACAAAGCTCAGATCCGCACGAAACTGGTCAGCGCCACAGGAGGCGTCCTGCTGCTGGTGGCCGTCTTCATGTCGGTATTCTTTCCATGGCGACAGAAGAAATCCATGGTGCACTACATGCAGGACAAGGTTGTGGCCGTGGCACACCTGATGGCCGTGAATGCCGAAGCCGGGCTGATCTTCGAGGACCCCTCGGTGGTCAAGGAGAGCCTGCATGGACTGCGCAGCATCGACGATCTGAGCTGGGGCATGGTGCTGGACGCGCAGAACGCGTGTTTCGTCAGCTACCGGCAACACGATGAAGCGGCCGATGTATCCGACGAGCTGGACCCCGCCCGGATCGCCAGTTGCATGACCGCGATCGCACCGGCTCTCGAAAAGATATCCAAGGGTTCCGCGCAGGAACTGCTGATGCTGGATGAGTATCTGGTGGCTCTGGCACCCGTGACAAGCGGAGACGAACGTCTGGGCACCATGGTGTTGAGTCTGGATCGAAGTCAGCTGAGCAGCGATGTCGCCTCGATCCGTTGGCTCTCGATCGGGATCAGCGCATTGATACTGATCTTTGGAACCTTCGCCTTCGCCAAGATCGCCGACCGCATTTCCAGACCCTTGAAAGTGCTGGAAGAAGCGGCCAACAAGGTGGCCGAGGGTGATACCGAGGTCCAGGTCTCGGTGCTCACGGGCGATGAACTGCAGAGCGTGGGCGACGCCTTCAACAAGATGGTGCTGAAGATCCAGGAGGCGCTCGAGGAAAGCGCCCAGAAGACCCGACTGGCCGAGGATGCGCTGGGCCAGGTGGAAACGCAGCAGCAGGAAACCGCGGACAAGGCCCGTCTGGCCGAGCAGGCCGCCAACGATGCGGAATCGGCCCGCCAGGAAATCCTGCGCCAGCAGGAGTACATGCAGGCCCAGATCGAGGAACTGCTGCACGCAATGGACCAGGTGGCCGACGGCAGTCTGACCATCAACCTGGTGAACACCCAGAATGATGAATTCACGCGCCTCTTCAATGGATTCAACCGCACCGTGGTGAACCTGCGCGGCACCATCGAGAAGGTGGCCAACACGGCCGAAAGCCTGCATCGCAGCTCGGGCCAGCTGATGGAAGTCAGCGAAGCCATGAGTGGCAATGCCGAAACCGCGTCGCGCGAAGCTGAAAGTGCCGCCGGCGCGACCCGCGAAGTGGATGAGAACATCCAGACCGTGGCCTCCGCCACCACCGAGATGGGCGCCAGCATCCAGGAGATCTCCCAGAACGCCTCCAAGGCCGCGCGGATCGCCTCCACGGCGGTGAACACGGCCAGGGACACGACGGGCACCATTGGCAAGCTGGGCGAAAGCAGCGCGGAAATCGGCAAGGTGATCAAGATCATCACGGGCATCGCCGAACAGACCAACCTGCTGGCGCTGAACGCCACCATCGAGGCTGCCCGCGCGGGAGAAGCCGGCAAGGGCTTCGCCGTGGTGGCCAACGAGGTCAAGGAGCTGGCCAAGGAAACCGCCAAGGCCACTGAGGATGTGGGGCGCCAGATCGCCAACATCCAGTCCGATACGGGACACGCCATTGAAGCCATTTCACAGATCTCGGCCATCATCACGGAAATCAGCGACCTGCAGAACAGCATCGCCAGTGCCATCGAGGAGCAGAGCGTGACCACCTCCGAGATCGGCCGCAACGTGACCATGGCCGCCCAGGGCAGCACGACCATCGCGGCAAACATGAACTCGGTGACCGACGCCGCCCAGTCGACCACGGAAGGCGCGACCAACACCATGAGTGCGGCCCGCCAGATGTCGGAAATGTCCGCCGCCCTGGAACAGCTGGTGCGACAGTTCAGCTTCTGA
- a CDS encoding DUF4154 domain-containing protein, translated as MSTRFRKGVLASITVLFCLAASSAWAVVDDMPIPAKLQAMILKKVVGFDQALSKKVSFSVGVVYNSESQLMADEVVREFGSNGVSAELVRMDDLESKLANYDVIYLAPGTADAKSVIDGSGKLSVSGVPDFVNSGTVSVAIGEANGKPSILIHQGRLSQEQHEFSSKLLKLATVVG; from the coding sequence ATGAGCACGCGCTTTCGCAAGGGAGTTCTGGCATCCATCACCGTGCTGTTCTGCCTGGCGGCGAGTTCTGCCTGGGCGGTCGTTGATGACATGCCCATTCCAGCAAAGCTGCAGGCCATGATTCTCAAGAAAGTCGTGGGCTTTGACCAGGCTCTGAGCAAGAAAGTCAGTTTTTCCGTGGGCGTGGTTTACAATTCCGAAAGCCAGCTGATGGCCGACGAAGTGGTCCGTGAGTTCGGCAGCAATGGAGTCAGCGCCGAACTGGTCCGGATGGATGATCTGGAATCAAAGCTGGCCAACTACGATGTGATCTATCTGGCTCCCGGAACCGCCGATGCCAAGTCCGTCATTGATGGCAGCGGCAAGCTGAGCGTCAGCGGGGTCCCCGATTTCGTCAACAGTGGCACTGTCAGCGTGGCCATCGGCGAGGCCAATGGCAAACCCAGCATCCTGATCCATCAGGGACGCCTGTCCCAGGAGCAGCACGAATTTTCCAGCAAGCTGCTCAAACTGGCAACGGTGGTCGGCTGA
- a CDS encoding TolC family protein, which yields MNPIRCISRLLVLALVPATTLAAAVFHDGTPLSARETARLALEQGPRGLVIQLDSLSADKGFALGRTPFLPTLSATAGLNAGRTLSSGSHDDLNSQTGTASLNLNWTLFRGLAGLADSRRATAEATRARTLAFIEAENLALEALQGWHALREAERGVDIARESALISRERYQQDSLRRALGAISPQALLNAELALNADRSALLGREQALRAAQATLGTLLGLPAGSVCITGDSLALSALATDDAELCIQASTQGPAAEIAMLDARIADQRSMAARGSLVPRLDLSGSLSHRDARSWYLEGGQAQLGSRSATAGLSLNWDLYTGGQSSVTRQRATIAARQATLRLQDTRLELENGMRVALEAWRTLDRQRELAQARVEVARRQLELLRQQYTLGAASSLDFRDAQVSLASARLSLVSTESDWSLARLRIERLRGQLLDRVLSD from the coding sequence ATGAACCCGATCCGATGCATCTCGCGCCTGCTGGTTCTGGCCCTGGTGCCGGCAACGACCCTGGCCGCGGCCGTGTTCCACGATGGCACTCCACTCTCCGCGCGGGAAACGGCGCGGCTGGCTCTGGAACAGGGTCCGCGCGGTCTCGTGATCCAGCTGGATTCTCTGTCCGCGGACAAGGGGTTCGCTCTGGGTCGCACTCCCTTTCTGCCGACACTCTCGGCGACTGCAGGTCTCAACGCGGGCCGCACCCTGTCCTCCGGCAGCCATGACGACCTGAACTCACAAACCGGCACGGCGTCGCTGAATCTGAACTGGACCCTGTTCCGCGGGCTGGCCGGGTTGGCCGATTCGCGCCGTGCCACGGCCGAGGCGACACGCGCACGGACCCTGGCCTTCATCGAGGCCGAGAATCTGGCTCTGGAAGCACTTCAGGGCTGGCACGCCCTGCGTGAGGCGGAGCGCGGAGTGGACATCGCCCGGGAGAGCGCGCTGATTTCCCGCGAACGCTACCAGCAGGACAGCCTGCGACGGGCGCTGGGCGCGATTTCACCCCAGGCGCTGCTCAACGCCGAGTTGGCGCTGAACGCCGACCGCAGCGCCCTGCTCGGTCGGGAGCAGGCCCTGAGAGCCGCACAGGCAACACTGGGAACCTTGCTGGGTCTCCCAGCAGGAAGTGTCTGCATCACGGGCGACAGCCTGGCGCTGTCCGCGCTGGCAACCGACGATGCGGAACTGTGCATTCAGGCCAGCACCCAGGGCCCGGCCGCCGAGATCGCCATGCTGGATGCCCGCATTGCCGACCAACGCTCCATGGCCGCCCGCGGCAGTCTGGTACCGCGCCTGGATCTGTCAGGCAGCCTGTCTCACCGTGACGCACGAAGCTGGTATCTGGAGGGCGGGCAGGCACAGCTGGGCAGCCGTTCGGCCACGGCGGGCCTGAGCCTGAACTGGGATCTGTACACGGGCGGTCAATCCAGCGTGACCCGCCAACGGGCGACGATCGCGGCGCGGCAGGCCACCCTGCGCCTGCAGGATACCCGCCTGGAGCTGGAGAACGGCATGCGGGTCGCCCTGGAGGCCTGGCGCACCCTCGACCGGCAACGGGAACTGGCGCAAGCCCGCGTTGAGGTGGCACGGCGCCAGCTGGAACTGCTGCGCCAGCAATACACCCTGGGGGCCGCCAGCTCGCTGGACTTCAGGGATGCTCAGGTCAGCCTGGCCTCGGCGCGGCTCAGCCTGGTGAGCACCGAATCCGACTGGAGCCTTGCCCGCCTGCGGATCGAGCGCCTGCGTGGACAGCTGCTGGACCGAGTCCTGAGCGACTGA
- a CDS encoding efflux RND transporter permease subunit, translating into MRGIISGFIRYPIWSNVLMLVVFAAGLIFMLSMNSSVFPEIRPDTITIQVPFPGASPEEVEEGIVLRLEQTLEGLDGVERITSVANENLASLTVEVQKGSDKDRVLADIKNAIDQITALPEDAEKPVIFEQRFRGRAISIALYGPADHATLKDLAEDFRDRLLEQPGISQVVLEGLPEREISIEVSEESLRRYGLTFSQVAAAVSGGNVNLTGGKLDTRKEEYLIRALGRGYQVTDFLDLPVRGNTGGAVVRLEQVARVQERWEDNPKRVHHDGKPAVLVNVDKTISEDILEVAEICHEQVALFNDQGLPVQARAIDDRTLNLKDRLNLLIKNGLFGLTLVVICLWFFLNIHVSFWVALGVPFSFFGMFIIAGLVPITINVISLFGMIIVVGILVDDAIVVSENIFAHHERGAPPIKAAIEGTLEMIWPVLTSVSTTIIAFTPFFFLDGNLGKFIWQVALVVIACLAFSLIESFLILPAHLAHSKSLRKGATVNPVRRRVEGFIRYITVRLYSPLLKWALRNPMLTLCFPAAMLMVIFGMVRGGQVGLTFFPFIDGDNFPVNLTLSSGSQEVETERQLQRIEEAVAEVNRELSASRPDSQMVITGVTRTMGSNDLGGNGANAGKLNVLLLPTEQRNMDSYVIANRIRDRVGDVPGSRALTFGRVGTFGKPVSISLRSRDQAQLELARDILLEELHQVDDLKDITDSDQEGRRELVLSLKPQARSLGYTLRDVTSQVRQGYFGLQAQRLQRGQNELKVWVRYGEKERSSIGELQNMRITSPTGGIHRLGDLVTITWGKGITSIQHQDGQRLITLEASLNNESADLPPILQGIKETAFKAVAERTRGVTVSFEGQSRQQAKEAASIRRTFSIALAANFLLLVLVFRSWGQAGLIFSLIPLSLIGVVLGHWMHGIQLNMLSLYGIIALTGIIVNDGIVFVDQINRNLKSGMLLLDAIHGAGLSRLRPILLTTMTTTFGLGPLVLETSRQAQFLIPMAVSVAWGLLFGTVILLLVLPCGFLALNNVRQIWARLDGRTPPPEALEPSVLELETEELA; encoded by the coding sequence ATGAGAGGGATCATCAGCGGTTTCATCCGCTACCCGATCTGGAGCAACGTGCTGATGCTGGTGGTCTTCGCTGCGGGCCTGATCTTCATGCTCAGCATGAACAGTTCGGTCTTCCCCGAGATCCGGCCGGACACGATCACGATCCAGGTTCCGTTCCCGGGCGCTTCGCCCGAGGAGGTGGAAGAGGGCATCGTGTTGCGCCTGGAGCAGACACTCGAGGGACTGGACGGAGTCGAACGGATCACGAGTGTGGCCAACGAGAACCTGGCCTCGCTGACGGTCGAGGTGCAGAAGGGCAGCGACAAGGACCGCGTGCTGGCCGACATCAAGAATGCCATCGATCAGATCACGGCCCTGCCCGAGGACGCCGAGAAGCCGGTGATCTTCGAACAGCGCTTCCGCGGCCGGGCAATCAGCATTGCGCTGTACGGCCCCGCGGATCACGCCACGCTCAAGGATCTGGCCGAGGATTTCCGTGATCGCCTGCTGGAGCAGCCGGGCATTTCCCAGGTCGTGCTGGAAGGACTGCCCGAGCGGGAGATCTCGATCGAAGTCAGCGAAGAAAGCCTGCGGCGCTACGGCCTGACCTTCTCGCAGGTGGCCGCGGCTGTGTCCGGCGGCAACGTCAATCTGACGGGCGGCAAGCTGGACACGCGCAAGGAAGAGTACCTGATCCGGGCCCTCGGGCGTGGATATCAGGTCACGGATTTCCTGGACCTGCCCGTGCGGGGCAACACAGGTGGTGCTGTGGTCCGGCTGGAACAGGTGGCGCGCGTCCAGGAGCGCTGGGAGGACAACCCCAAGCGCGTGCATCACGATGGCAAGCCCGCCGTGCTGGTCAACGTGGACAAGACGATCAGCGAGGACATTCTGGAAGTGGCCGAGATCTGCCACGAGCAGGTGGCCCTGTTCAATGATCAGGGCCTGCCGGTCCAGGCCCGCGCCATCGACGACCGCACCCTGAATCTCAAGGACCGCCTGAATCTGCTGATCAAGAACGGCCTCTTCGGGCTGACCCTGGTGGTGATCTGCCTCTGGTTCTTCCTCAACATCCATGTGTCCTTCTGGGTCGCGCTGGGTGTGCCGTTCTCGTTCTTCGGCATGTTCATCATCGCGGGTCTGGTCCCCATCACCATCAACGTGATCAGTCTCTTCGGCATGATCATCGTGGTGGGTATCCTGGTGGATGATGCGATCGTGGTCTCGGAGAACATCTTCGCGCATCACGAGCGTGGCGCGCCGCCGATCAAGGCCGCCATCGAAGGCACCCTGGAGATGATCTGGCCCGTGCTGACCAGCGTCTCGACCACGATCATCGCCTTCACGCCCTTCTTCTTCCTGGACGGCAATCTGGGCAAGTTCATCTGGCAGGTCGCTCTGGTCGTGATCGCCTGCCTGGCGTTCAGCCTGATCGAATCCTTCCTGATCCTGCCTGCTCACCTGGCCCACTCGAAGAGTCTGCGCAAGGGCGCCACGGTCAATCCCGTGCGCCGTCGCGTGGAAGGATTCATCCGGTACATCACGGTCAGGCTTTACAGCCCCCTGCTCAAATGGGCGTTGCGCAATCCCATGCTGACGCTCTGTTTTCCGGCCGCGATGCTGATGGTGATCTTCGGAATGGTGCGCGGTGGCCAGGTCGGTCTCACATTCTTCCCGTTCATCGATGGCGACAATTTCCCCGTGAACCTGACCCTCAGCAGTGGCAGTCAGGAAGTGGAAACCGAGCGCCAGTTGCAGCGCATCGAAGAGGCTGTGGCCGAGGTCAATCGCGAACTGTCGGCCTCACGGCCCGACAGCCAGATGGTGATCACGGGTGTGACGCGCACCATGGGCAGCAACGATCTGGGCGGCAACGGCGCCAATGCGGGCAAGCTGAACGTGCTGCTGCTGCCCACCGAGCAGCGCAACATGGATTCCTATGTCATCGCCAACCGCATCCGTGATCGCGTGGGAGATGTGCCGGGATCCCGCGCGCTCACATTCGGTCGCGTGGGCACATTCGGCAAGCCGGTGTCAATCAGTCTGCGCAGCCGCGACCAGGCCCAGCTTGAGCTGGCGCGTGACATCCTGCTTGAAGAACTGCACCAGGTGGATGATCTGAAGGACATCACCGACAGCGATCAGGAAGGCCGCCGCGAACTGGTGCTGAGCCTCAAGCCCCAGGCCCGCAGCCTGGGCTATACCCTGCGTGATGTGACCAGCCAGGTGCGACAGGGCTACTTCGGTCTGCAGGCGCAGCGTCTGCAGCGCGGCCAGAACGAACTGAAGGTCTGGGTGCGTTATGGTGAAAAGGAACGCTCCAGCATCGGCGAGCTGCAGAACATGCGCATCACGTCTCCCACGGGCGGAATACACCGTCTTGGTGATCTGGTGACCATCACCTGGGGCAAGGGCATCACCAGCATCCAGCACCAGGATGGTCAGCGCCTGATCACGCTGGAAGCCAGCCTGAACAATGAGAGTGCCGACCTGCCGCCGATTCTTCAGGGCATCAAGGAAACCGCGTTCAAGGCCGTGGCCGAACGTACGCGTGGTGTGACAGTCTCCTTCGAGGGACAGAGTCGCCAGCAGGCCAAGGAGGCGGCCTCGATTCGCCGGACCTTCAGCATTGCCCTGGCGGCCAACTTTCTGCTGCTGGTGCTCGTGTTCCGTTCCTGGGGGCAGGCTGGACTGATCTTCTCGCTGATTCCCCTCAGTCTGATCGGTGTGGTGCTGGGACACTGGATGCACGGCATCCAGTTGAACATGCTGTCCCTGTACGGCATCATCGCGCTGACAGGCATCATCGTCAACGACGGCATCGTCTTCGTGGACCAGATCAACCGCAATCTCAAGTCGGGCATGCTGCTGCTTGACGCGATCCACGGGGCCGGACTCAGCCGCCTGCGACCGATTCTGCTCACCACCATGACCACCACATTCGGACTCGGCCCACTGGTGCTGGAAACCAGCCGCCAGGCCCAGTTCCTGATTCCCATGGCGGTGTCGGTGGCCTGGGGCCTGCTCTTTGGTACCGTGATCCTGCTGCTGGTACTGCCCTGCGGATTCCTGGCACTGAACAATGTGAGACAGATCTGGGCACGCCTTGACGGACGCACTCCACCCCCGGAAGCCCTCGAGCCCTCGGTGCTGGAACTGGAGACGGAGGAGCTGGCATGA
- a CDS encoding efflux RND transporter periplasmic adaptor subunit: MKPKQILFTVLMLLLGWVAMQMLIRAREAKVRRPAPAVEVVVNTMVAKPGNLDTRVTAWGRVRTVADIELLSQAEGTVEAGDREFMPGARFERGAVLLKVDDRPVRLKLESARSDLLNSLTRTLPELEFDAPEDGPAMNAWLGDFDLRQTLKPLPEVSSRAERLLSQAGVIRLWNTARDLEIQLERHEIRAPFDCTVITANLRPGATARLGTNVGRLLNLETLEVEIQVAGSDLHLIRTGTVVDVRLPGTGEMLRGRVQRLGQRVDESTRTVPVYVRIADGNDRLLEGAFVEALFQGSRVDNALRIPTYTLSQENRVGLLVGGVLERRSVNVIHTEGDSVVIQGGLAAGDSLVLDLLQGVADGTRLRDAATPRPQPSSPEGARP; this comes from the coding sequence ATGAAACCGAAACAGATCCTGTTCACTGTCCTGATGCTGCTCCTGGGGTGGGTGGCCATGCAGATGCTCATCCGTGCCCGCGAAGCGAAAGTGCGACGACCCGCACCCGCGGTGGAGGTGGTGGTGAACACAATGGTCGCCAAGCCCGGGAACCTGGACACACGGGTCACTGCCTGGGGCCGGGTACGCACCGTGGCCGACATCGAGCTGTTGAGCCAGGCGGAAGGCACTGTGGAAGCCGGTGACAGGGAATTCATGCCCGGGGCCCGTTTCGAACGAGGTGCGGTACTGCTGAAGGTGGATGACCGTCCCGTGCGCCTGAAACTGGAAAGCGCTCGCAGCGATCTGCTGAACAGCCTGACCCGCACGCTGCCCGAGCTGGAGTTCGACGCTCCCGAGGATGGCCCGGCGATGAACGCGTGGCTGGGCGATTTTGATCTGCGCCAGACACTCAAGCCACTGCCCGAGGTCAGTTCCCGCGCGGAACGTCTGCTGTCCCAGGCCGGTGTGATCCGGCTCTGGAACACGGCCCGCGATCTGGAAATCCAGCTGGAGCGCCATGAAATCCGCGCTCCCTTCGACTGTACCGTGATCACCGCCAACCTGCGGCCCGGTGCCACGGCTCGCCTGGGCACGAATGTGGGACGCCTGTTGAACCTGGAGACTCTGGAAGTGGAAATCCAGGTCGCGGGCTCCGACCTCCATCTGATTCGCACCGGTACGGTGGTGGACGTGCGACTGCCCGGAACGGGCGAGATGCTGCGGGGCCGGGTCCAGCGTCTGGGGCAGCGAGTCGATGAAAGCACGCGTACCGTGCCGGTATATGTGCGTATCGCGGACGGCAACGACCGTCTGCTGGAAGGCGCCTTCGTCGAAGCCTTGTTCCAGGGCTCCCGCGTGGACAACGCCCTGCGCATTCCAACCTATACGCTGTCGCAGGAGAACCGGGTCGGTCTGCTCGTGGGAGGTGTTCTCGAGAGGCGATCCGTGAATGTGATCCATACCGAGGGGGACTCCGTGGTCATCCAGGGCGGCTTGGCCGCCGGTGACTCGCTGGTGCTGGACCTGCTGCAGGGAGTCGCCGACGGCACGCGCCTGCGTGATGCGGCAACTCCCCGGCCCCAACCCTCGAGCCCGGAAGGGGCCCGTCCATGA